In Arthrobacter sp. CDRTa11, one DNA window encodes the following:
- the hrpA gene encoding ATP-dependent RNA helicase HrpA produces the protein MTFHISYPAELPVSERREDLMAAIAANQVTIIAGETGSGKTTQIPKMCLELGLGENGLIGHTQPRRLAARTVAERIAEELGVEIGQEVGFQVRFTGEVSSATKVKLMTDGILLAEIQRDRLLRKYNAIIIDEAHERSLNIDFILGYLKRILPQRPDLKVIITSATIDPERFAKHFGSDEAPSPIVEVSGRTFPVEIRYRPLSQPAGGADEESASDDELEEDRDPLDAVCDAVDELATEAPGDILVFFSGEREIRDAAEALNARIQSNRRLAGTEVLPLFARLSLQEQHKVFHPGSKRRIVLATNVAETSLTVPGIKYVIDTGTARISRYSHRTKVQRLPIERVSQASANQRSGRCGRVSDGIAIRLYSEEDFESRPLFTDPEILRTNLAAVILQMTAMGVARGPKDIEKFPFVEPPDSRAINDGVTLLRELGALSAVRFEDGTGNGDGDHNRDGNTRNGAGKNKSGLTAVGQQLAQLPVDPRLGRMIVESGRRGCVREVMILAAALTIQDPRERPTDKQQLAAEKHARFRDENSDFTGFLNLWNYLQEKQQELSSTQFRRLCRNEFINYLRVREWQDLFAQLRQLARPLGISLDNKRLADPVGNHDGIHISLLSGLLSHIGILDERKREYAGARGSRFAIFPGSALFKKSPTFVMAAELVETSRLWARVAAKFDPVWAEQVAPDLVKRSYSEPHWSTKMGAVMAYEKVTLYGVPIIPQRRINYSRVDPVLARELFIRHALVEGDWKTHHKFFHRNRALLLEVEELEARMRRRDLLVDDETLFEFYDARIGPEVVSERHFDKWWKEARQKNPDLLDYDKSLLLSEDAEELDEYAYPKTWYHKGFELPLTYEFHPVAPGSPPNPSDGVTAEVPVLFLNQLDDAPFRWLIPGQRVELVTALIKSLPKQIRKNFVPAPDIARQAVAALEADFDPATDELEASLELALRRIRGHVIPPGSWNWEAVPPHLRVSFKVVDSTGKVLDEGKDLGVLQERLAPATRRAIAESLGATPGTTGPGAHGNGSRGGASDGGGVGGRAGGRTAGGGRGDVEAGAGGQTASAGFRELSGLTTWTFGTVQRQVSNTVKGHSVTGYPALVDEGRSVALRVFQTPSEQLESMRGGVIRLLALRVPAPDRYVLEHLNNIEKLTFSQNPHGSVSALIADCALAAIDKLTPVELPWDREAFDALYEQVRAELIDTVFGVTAVVERILSSTRRIEKQLRGTTSLALISALNDVKSQLEQLVYPGFVAKTGYAQLSQLPRYLAAVEKRLERLPGNVQRDALHMAAIQRLEDDYDDAVSALLPGRQAGSELRQVRWMIEELRVSLFAVELGTAYSVSEKRIRAVLNKALAPA, from the coding sequence ATGACATTTCATATCTCCTATCCTGCCGAGCTGCCGGTCTCCGAGCGCCGCGAGGACCTGATGGCGGCCATCGCCGCCAACCAGGTAACCATCATCGCCGGGGAGACCGGCTCCGGTAAGACCACCCAGATCCCCAAGATGTGCCTCGAACTCGGCCTTGGTGAAAACGGGCTGATCGGTCATACCCAGCCCCGACGGCTGGCCGCCCGGACCGTAGCTGAGCGCATCGCAGAGGAACTCGGCGTGGAAATTGGCCAGGAGGTGGGCTTCCAGGTTCGGTTCACCGGGGAAGTCAGCAGCGCCACCAAGGTCAAGCTCATGACGGACGGCATCCTGCTGGCCGAAATCCAGCGGGACAGGCTGCTGCGCAAGTACAACGCGATCATCATTGACGAGGCCCATGAGCGCAGCCTGAACATTGACTTCATCCTGGGCTACCTCAAGCGCATCCTGCCTCAGCGGCCGGACCTGAAAGTCATCATCACCTCGGCCACCATCGACCCTGAGCGCTTCGCCAAGCACTTCGGCAGTGACGAAGCGCCCTCCCCCATCGTCGAGGTTTCCGGCCGTACTTTCCCGGTGGAGATACGCTACCGGCCGCTGTCCCAGCCGGCGGGCGGAGCGGATGAGGAAAGCGCCTCCGACGACGAACTGGAGGAAGACCGGGATCCCCTTGACGCCGTCTGCGACGCCGTAGACGAGTTAGCCACCGAGGCACCGGGCGACATCCTGGTCTTCTTCTCGGGCGAACGCGAGATCCGCGATGCGGCGGAGGCGTTGAATGCACGGATTCAGTCCAACCGCAGGCTCGCCGGCACCGAGGTGCTCCCGCTCTTTGCCCGCCTCAGCCTCCAGGAACAGCACAAGGTTTTCCACCCGGGAAGCAAGCGTCGCATCGTCCTGGCCACCAACGTGGCCGAGACGTCCCTGACGGTTCCGGGCATCAAGTACGTCATCGATACGGGCACGGCACGCATCTCGCGCTATTCCCACCGCACCAAGGTCCAGCGCCTGCCCATTGAGCGCGTGTCGCAGGCATCGGCAAACCAGCGCTCCGGGCGCTGCGGACGCGTGTCGGATGGAATCGCCATCCGGCTCTACTCCGAGGAGGACTTCGAGTCACGCCCGTTGTTCACCGATCCTGAAATACTTCGTACAAACCTCGCGGCCGTCATCCTCCAGATGACGGCCATGGGCGTTGCCCGCGGCCCTAAGGACATCGAAAAGTTCCCGTTCGTGGAGCCTCCGGATTCGCGTGCAATTAACGACGGCGTCACCCTCCTTCGCGAACTCGGCGCCCTGAGCGCTGTCCGCTTCGAAGACGGCACCGGTAACGGCGACGGCGACCACAACAGAGATGGCAACACACGAAACGGTGCCGGCAAAAACAAGAGCGGGCTGACCGCCGTCGGACAGCAACTGGCCCAGCTGCCTGTTGACCCGAGGCTCGGCCGGATGATCGTCGAATCGGGCAGACGCGGCTGTGTCCGCGAAGTGATGATCCTCGCTGCTGCCCTGACTATCCAGGACCCGCGCGAGCGCCCAACGGACAAGCAGCAGCTCGCCGCAGAGAAGCACGCCCGCTTCCGTGATGAGAACTCGGACTTCACCGGATTCCTGAATTTGTGGAACTACCTGCAGGAGAAGCAGCAGGAACTGTCCTCCACCCAGTTCCGACGGCTCTGCCGCAATGAGTTCATCAACTACCTGCGGGTCCGTGAGTGGCAGGACCTTTTTGCCCAGCTCCGCCAGCTCGCCAGGCCCCTGGGCATCAGCCTGGACAATAAGCGACTTGCCGATCCGGTGGGCAACCACGACGGTATCCACATCAGCCTGCTTTCGGGGCTGCTCAGCCACATCGGCATCCTGGACGAGCGCAAACGTGAGTACGCCGGTGCCCGCGGCAGCCGCTTCGCGATCTTCCCGGGCTCGGCCCTGTTCAAGAAGTCGCCAACGTTTGTCATGGCTGCCGAGCTGGTGGAAACCAGCCGCCTTTGGGCGCGCGTGGCAGCCAAATTCGATCCTGTATGGGCGGAACAGGTGGCCCCGGACCTCGTCAAGCGCAGCTACAGCGAACCCCACTGGTCCACCAAAATGGGCGCCGTGATGGCTTATGAAAAGGTCACGCTGTACGGCGTGCCCATCATCCCGCAGCGGAGGATCAACTACAGCCGGGTAGACCCTGTTCTTGCCCGCGAACTCTTCATCAGGCACGCCCTGGTGGAAGGCGACTGGAAGACCCACCACAAGTTCTTCCACCGCAACCGGGCCCTCCTGCTGGAGGTTGAGGAGCTCGAGGCCAGGATGCGCCGCCGCGATCTGTTGGTGGACGACGAGACACTCTTTGAGTTCTATGATGCACGGATCGGACCCGAGGTGGTGTCCGAGCGGCACTTCGACAAGTGGTGGAAGGAAGCCCGGCAGAAGAATCCGGACCTCCTGGACTATGACAAGTCCCTCCTCCTCAGTGAGGATGCCGAGGAGCTGGACGAATACGCCTATCCCAAGACCTGGTACCACAAGGGCTTTGAGCTGCCGCTGACGTACGAATTCCACCCTGTAGCTCCCGGCTCACCTCCTAATCCGTCCGACGGCGTCACAGCTGAAGTGCCGGTCCTTTTCCTGAATCAGCTTGATGATGCCCCGTTCCGCTGGCTGATTCCCGGGCAGCGTGTTGAGCTGGTGACGGCCCTGATCAAGTCGCTGCCCAAACAGATCCGCAAGAACTTCGTGCCTGCCCCTGACATTGCCCGGCAGGCAGTGGCGGCCCTCGAAGCCGATTTTGATCCCGCCACTGACGAACTGGAAGCGTCGCTGGAACTGGCCCTGCGCCGGATCCGCGGGCACGTTATCCCGCCGGGATCCTGGAATTGGGAAGCCGTACCGCCGCACCTCCGCGTGAGCTTCAAAGTAGTGGACAGCACGGGCAAGGTTCTGGATGAGGGCAAGGACCTTGGAGTGCTCCAGGAGCGCCTGGCACCGGCAACCCGCCGTGCCATCGCAGAATCCCTGGGAGCAACCCCCGGGACCACAGGTCCAGGCGCCCACGGGAACGGCTCCAGGGGCGGAGCCTCGGACGGAGGCGGAGTCGGAGGCCGGGCGGGCGGCCGGACTGCAGGCGGAGGCCGTGGTGACGTCGAGGCCGGTGCAGGCGGGCAAACCGCGTCCGCCGGTTTCAGGGAACTCAGCGGCCTGACCACCTGGACCTTCGGCACCGTTCAGCGGCAGGTCAGCAACACGGTCAAGGGACACTCCGTTACTGGTTACCCTGCCTTGGTGGACGAGGGCAGGTCGGTGGCGCTCCGGGTTTTCCAGACGCCCTCCGAACAGCTGGAGTCCATGCGGGGCGGCGTCATCAGGCTTCTGGCCCTTAGGGTGCCCGCGCCCGACCGGTATGTGCTGGAGCACCTGAACAACATCGAGAAACTGACCTTCAGCCAGAATCCCCATGGCTCTGTATCCGCGCTGATAGCTGACTGCGCCCTCGCTGCCATCGACAAGCTGACGCCGGTGGAACTGCCTTGGGACCGCGAAGCCTTTGACGCCCTCTACGAGCAGGTCCGGGCTGAACTGATCGATACCGTTTTCGGCGTGACAGCCGTGGTGGAGCGCATCCTCTCGAGCACCCGGCGGATCGAGAAGCAGCTCCGGGGAACCACCAGCCTGGCCCTGATCAGCGCCCTTAATGATGTCAAGAGCCAGTTGGAACAGCTGGTGTATCCGGGATTTGTGGCCAAAACCGGGTACGCACAGCTGAGTCAACTCCCCCGCTACCTCGCCGCCGTAGAAAAACGGCTGGAACGCCTGCCGGGCAATGTCCAGCGCGATGCGCTCCACATGGCTGCCATCCAGCGGCTGGAGGACGACTACGACGACGCCGTCTCCGCCCTTCTCCCGGGGCGGCAGGCGGGTTCAGAGCTAAGGCAGGTCCGGTGGATGATCGAAGAACTCAGGGTGAGCCTCTTCGCCGTCGAACTCGGCACGGCCTACTCCGTGTCGGAAAAGCGGATCCGGGCCGTGCTGAACAAAGCCCTGGCCCCTGCCTAG
- a CDS encoding M4 family metallopeptidase: MQLPAQNFSTAHCSIIPPYLLRRLARQDAPQFSAAARAAKEALVHVRSFQAARTQPAPVVPVTVRHARPGQPQRSVYDAGGTETLPGKLVRKEGEPASGDASTDEAYDGLGHTHRLYADLFGRNSIDGEGLPLDATVHFGKLYDNAFWDGRQMVFGDGDGEVFQRFTRSLSVIGHELAHGVTQFSAGLAYRNQAGAINESMSDVFGALVEQYVNKQSVKEASWLIGEGLFTPQVEGAALRSMKAPGTAYDDDVLGKDPQPDSMDSYVRTSADNGGVHINSGIPNRAFYLVAEALGSNAWEAPGQIWYDALTSGSLPVTATFGVFARATASSAVELFGPGSPEHDAVLQAWETVKVKV; the protein is encoded by the coding sequence ATGCAATTGCCAGCACAGAACTTTTCAACCGCGCACTGTTCAATCATTCCGCCCTATCTGCTGCGGCGGTTGGCCCGCCAGGATGCACCTCAGTTCTCGGCCGCCGCCCGGGCTGCCAAGGAAGCACTGGTTCACGTCAGGTCCTTCCAGGCGGCGCGTACGCAGCCCGCGCCTGTCGTTCCCGTGACGGTACGGCATGCGCGGCCGGGCCAACCTCAACGCAGCGTCTACGATGCGGGCGGCACCGAAACCCTCCCCGGCAAATTGGTGCGAAAGGAAGGCGAGCCCGCATCCGGGGACGCGTCAACCGATGAAGCGTACGACGGACTGGGCCATACCCACCGCCTCTACGCCGACCTCTTTGGCCGTAATTCAATAGATGGCGAAGGGCTTCCGCTCGACGCCACCGTGCATTTCGGCAAGCTCTACGACAACGCCTTCTGGGACGGACGCCAGATGGTTTTTGGCGACGGTGACGGTGAGGTGTTTCAGCGCTTCACACGTTCATTGAGCGTCATAGGCCATGAGCTTGCCCACGGCGTGACCCAGTTTTCCGCGGGGCTGGCCTATCGGAATCAGGCTGGTGCCATCAACGAGTCCATGTCAGATGTTTTTGGGGCCCTTGTGGAGCAGTATGTGAACAAGCAATCCGTCAAAGAAGCCAGCTGGCTGATCGGCGAGGGACTCTTTACTCCTCAGGTGGAAGGCGCGGCCCTCCGTTCCATGAAGGCCCCCGGAACAGCGTACGACGACGACGTTCTGGGCAAGGATCCGCAGCCCGACTCCATGGACTCGTACGTGCGGACCAGCGCGGACAACGGGGGCGTCCACATCAACTCCGGCATCCCCAACCGCGCCTTCTACCTCGTGGCCGAAGCCCTGGGCTCCAACGCATGGGAGGCGCCGGGGCAAATCTGGTACGACGCCCTGACCTCTGGCTCGCTGCCTGTAACAGCAACCTTCGGCGTCTTTGCAAGGGCCACAGCGTCCTCGGCAGTGGAACTCTTCGGGCCAGGCTCACCAGAGCATGACGCCGTGCTGCAGGCATGGGAAACTGTGAAGGTCAAGGTTTAG
- a CDS encoding NAD(P)-dependent alcohol dehydrogenase — MTPGRPVPPPRAQPISPVDRPASPANSDDLLAGNRLAAAYGAVSDNSGLVPLTLARRAPKDDDVEIAIDFCGLCHSDVHATRGEWGSQHYPLVPGHEIVGTVSRVGSAVDDFSPGDLVGVGCMVDSCRECESCLEGLEQYCENGMTGTYGAPDARNGGSVTQGGYSSAVVVDRRYVVHVPGNLDPAAVAPLLCAGVTTFSPLRHFNVEEGDVVGVVGLGGLGHMAVKLAKAMGAVVKVFTTSESKVPAALELGADEVILSADKDAMAAAGRSIDVIIDTVAAPHDLNPFFRTLRRDGALFQLGLPSEAMPPVNPGALIRRRIAYAGSLIGGIAETQEMLDFCAEHGVVADIEIVRADQLNEAYDRMVAGDVKYRFVLDTSTLQAPAKEANA, encoded by the coding sequence ATGACTCCTGGACGACCCGTACCGCCACCTCGCGCCCAACCCATTTCTCCCGTCGACCGCCCTGCTTCTCCTGCGAACAGCGATGACCTCCTGGCCGGCAACCGCCTCGCGGCCGCGTATGGTGCCGTCTCTGACAACAGCGGCCTGGTGCCCCTGACGCTGGCACGGCGTGCGCCCAAAGACGACGACGTCGAGATCGCCATTGACTTTTGCGGCCTCTGCCACTCCGACGTCCATGCAACGCGTGGTGAGTGGGGATCACAGCACTATCCGCTGGTGCCGGGCCATGAAATCGTCGGAACTGTCAGCCGCGTGGGGTCTGCCGTCGATGATTTCTCCCCGGGCGACCTGGTGGGTGTGGGTTGCATGGTGGACTCCTGCCGTGAATGCGAGAGCTGCCTTGAAGGACTGGAGCAGTACTGCGAGAACGGCATGACCGGGACCTATGGGGCCCCGGATGCACGCAACGGCGGGTCTGTCACCCAAGGTGGCTACTCGTCCGCCGTAGTGGTTGACCGGCGCTACGTGGTCCACGTTCCCGGGAACCTGGACCCGGCTGCCGTGGCCCCGCTGCTCTGTGCCGGCGTCACCACTTTCTCTCCGCTGCGTCACTTCAATGTGGAGGAAGGCGACGTGGTGGGCGTGGTGGGCCTGGGCGGGCTGGGGCACATGGCCGTCAAGCTTGCCAAGGCCATGGGAGCCGTGGTTAAAGTCTTCACGACCTCCGAGTCGAAGGTCCCGGCGGCGCTGGAGCTGGGAGCGGATGAAGTCATCCTTTCGGCGGACAAGGACGCCATGGCTGCTGCTGGCCGGAGCATCGATGTCATCATTGACACCGTCGCGGCACCCCACGATCTGAACCCGTTTTTCCGCACCCTGCGCCGGGACGGCGCCTTGTTCCAGCTGGGATTGCCGTCGGAGGCCATGCCTCCGGTCAATCCCGGTGCGCTGATCCGCCGTCGGATAGCTTATGCGGGTTCGCTCATCGGCGGGATCGCCGAAACGCAGGAAATGCTCGACTTCTGTGCTGAACACGGCGTGGTTGCGGACATCGAAATAGTGCGGGCAGACCAGCTGAATGAAGCCTACGACCGCATGGTGGCAGGCGACGTTAAATATCGGTTTGTGCTGGATACCAGCACACTGCAGGCTCCGGCCAAGGAGGCAAACGCATGA
- a CDS encoding sulfurtransferase has translation MGPLMDVATLEARRAAGQRTVLLDVRWALGDPHGRDHYLASHLPGAVYVDLPTELAAPAVPARGRHPLPPAEDFQAAARRWGINDGDVVVAYDDSGNMAAARLWWMLRNAGLQEVYLLDGGLAAWRAAGLPLEEGPAESLPGNVSFADVIADDSMSAGSMPAIDAATAGSWAGKGVLLDARAGERYRGEFEPVDPRAGHIPGAVSAPTSDNVDEFGRFLPAPELRRRFEELGITDDVPVAVYCGSGVTAAHEVAALEIAGIRASLYPGSFSEWSNNPSLPVVTGNEPGGSVQP, from the coding sequence ATGGGCCCTCTGATGGATGTAGCCACCCTGGAAGCCCGCCGGGCTGCCGGCCAGCGGACTGTCCTGCTGGATGTTCGCTGGGCCCTCGGGGATCCGCACGGCCGGGATCACTACCTGGCCTCCCATCTGCCAGGCGCCGTGTACGTGGACCTCCCCACCGAGCTCGCCGCGCCTGCCGTCCCTGCCCGCGGCAGGCATCCGCTGCCGCCTGCTGAGGATTTCCAGGCCGCAGCCAGGCGTTGGGGGATCAACGACGGCGATGTTGTGGTGGCGTACGACGACAGCGGCAACATGGCAGCGGCCCGGCTCTGGTGGATGCTCCGAAACGCGGGCCTCCAGGAGGTCTATCTGCTCGACGGCGGCCTGGCCGCCTGGCGGGCTGCCGGACTCCCTCTTGAGGAGGGACCGGCGGAATCCCTTCCCGGCAATGTTTCTTTTGCTGATGTCATTGCTGATGACTCTATGAGTGCTGGCAGTATGCCTGCCATTGATGCGGCCACCGCAGGAAGCTGGGCGGGAAAAGGCGTGCTCCTGGATGCCCGGGCCGGGGAAAGATACCGCGGCGAGTTCGAACCTGTTGATCCGCGCGCCGGCCACATTCCCGGCGCCGTCAGCGCGCCGACGTCGGATAACGTGGATGAATTCGGCCGCTTCCTGCCCGCGCCGGAACTCCGGCGGCGCTTCGAAGAGCTGGGCATCACTGACGACGTCCCGGTGGCGGTGTACTGCGGCTCCGGCGTGACTGCCGCCCATGAGGTGGCGGCACTGGAAATAGCGGGCATACGGGCTTCGCTTTATCCAGGTTCCTTCTCGGAGTGGTCCAATAATCCGTCGCTGCCCGTCGTCACCGGGAACGAGCCCGGCGGCAGCGTTCAACCTTGA
- a CDS encoding protealysin inhibitor emfourin: MKISVERSGGIAAFTRVWTVNAETESAKSQWQPIVEACPWDAVPRTARAAAESTGTQPDRFIYSIQAGPRRAALPEQAVTGPWRVLVDTARAAAEDAHSSRQQEQEQQQERGPHQEQGPNLGQA; this comes from the coding sequence ATGAAGATCAGCGTGGAGCGCAGCGGCGGCATCGCCGCCTTTACCAGGGTGTGGACCGTGAACGCGGAAACCGAGAGCGCCAAGAGCCAATGGCAGCCGATTGTCGAGGCCTGCCCCTGGGATGCAGTGCCCAGGACGGCAAGGGCAGCGGCTGAAAGCACCGGAACCCAACCTGACCGCTTTATCTACTCCATCCAGGCAGGGCCGCGCCGGGCGGCGCTGCCGGAGCAAGCCGTCACTGGCCCCTGGCGCGTCCTGGTGGACACCGCCCGCGCCGCGGCAGAAGATGCCCATTCCAGTCGACAGCAGGAACAAGAACAGCAACAGGAACGTGGACCCCACCAAGAACAGGGACCCAACCTGGGTCAGGCCTAA
- a CDS encoding HNH endonuclease signature motif containing protein yields MDNGEVLQAIEAPGSALVTIEADSSSAATGSDSGSGSGSGAGSEADAGSDPLRDLAEECLAEMAEAARDEARAAARKARAAATYADTCRRMLPPSASLHERSAAEMGMVAEVACVLTISEGTASAFLVQSRQLSTELPRTLSALQAGALSWQHARILCDETTGLGPAGAAALETHFLDPDAAKASRACLAGDLTPSRFRARARTWRERHHPVSIETRHAKCVLDRRAEYTPDRDGMAWLSAYLPADQAAAIWEHTTTTARALQGPTEPRTLTQLRADTLATALLSGETTNGEKNRPTGGEERTPDDDAERTAGQVPPPRAQVLVTVPVFSLLGLTDEPATLDGHGPIPASMARNLVANGAHSFHRVLTDPRDGAPLEIGRTSYRLTTAMRRWLRLRDAKRPFPGCNNHSLDNEADHLLAWANGGTTGINNLGQPCRKHHHLKHHSAWQPTPASKNQPPGWTSPTGRHYNSEHQDWEPPTWPDQMAEIFPAGDTEHCPELEPDL; encoded by the coding sequence ATGGACAACGGGGAAGTCTTGCAGGCGATAGAGGCACCTGGCTCTGCCCTCGTCACGATCGAAGCGGACTCCTCCTCTGCCGCCACAGGTTCTGATTCTGGTTCTGGTTCTGGTTCTGGCGCAGGGTCTGAGGCTGATGCTGGTTCTGATCCCCTGAGGGATTTGGCGGAGGAATGCCTGGCCGAGATGGCGGAGGCTGCCCGCGATGAGGCCCGGGCCGCTGCGCGGAAGGCCCGCGCGGCCGCCACCTACGCGGACACCTGCCGGCGCATGCTTCCCCCGTCGGCCTCGCTGCACGAACGCTCTGCGGCGGAAATGGGCATGGTCGCTGAGGTCGCCTGTGTCCTGACCATCAGCGAAGGCACCGCCTCAGCGTTCCTGGTCCAGTCCCGCCAGCTGAGCACCGAACTGCCCCGCACCCTGTCCGCCCTGCAGGCCGGGGCGCTGTCCTGGCAGCACGCCCGGATCCTCTGCGATGAAACCACCGGCCTGGGCCCCGCCGGCGCGGCCGCCCTGGAAACCCACTTCCTGGACCCCGACGCCGCCAAGGCTTCCCGCGCCTGCCTTGCCGGGGACCTCACACCCTCCCGGTTCCGCGCCAGGGCCCGGACCTGGCGCGAACGCCACCACCCCGTGAGCATCGAAACCCGCCACGCCAAGTGCGTCCTGGACCGCCGGGCCGAATACACCCCGGACCGCGACGGCATGGCCTGGCTCTCCGCCTACCTGCCCGCAGACCAGGCCGCCGCCATCTGGGAACACACCACCACCACAGCCCGGGCACTCCAAGGCCCCACCGAGCCCCGCACCCTCACCCAACTCCGCGCCGACACCCTCGCCACCGCACTCCTCAGCGGAGAAACCACGAACGGCGAAAAGAACCGGCCCACTGGCGGCGAAGAGCGCACTCCTGATGACGACGCAGAGCGCACAGCCGGGCAGGTCCCGCCGCCACGGGCCCAGGTACTGGTCACCGTGCCCGTCTTCTCACTCCTGGGCCTCACGGATGAACCAGCCACCCTCGACGGCCACGGCCCCATCCCCGCCTCCATGGCCCGGAACCTGGTCGCCAACGGAGCCCACTCCTTCCACCGCGTCCTCACCGACCCCCGCGACGGCGCACCACTGGAAATCGGCAGAACCAGCTACCGCCTCACCACAGCCATGCGCCGCTGGCTCAGACTCCGCGACGCCAAACGCCCCTTCCCCGGCTGCAACAACCACTCCCTCGACAACGAAGCAGACCACCTCCTCGCCTGGGCAAACGGCGGCACCACCGGCATCAACAACCTCGGCCAACCCTGCCGAAAACACCACCACCTCAAACACCACTCGGCCTGGCAACCAACCCCAGCCAGCAAAAACCAACCACCCGGCTGGACCTCACCCACCGGCCGCCACTACAACAGCGAACACCAAGACTGGGAACCACCCACCTGGCCGGACCAGATGGCAGAGATTTTCCCTGCAGGCGACACAGAACACTGTCCGGAGCTGGAACCGGACCTTTAA
- a CDS encoding HIT family protein codes for MSTLFTRILNGEIPGRFVWREPDVAAFLTTGPLADGHTLVVPTEEVDRWTDASPETLAKVMEVARRIGAVQVELFNAQRAGLIVAGYEINHFHVHVWPSQSMADFDFASADQNPDPAVLDANAEKLREGLRAAGYGEFVPES; via the coding sequence ATGAGTACCCTGTTCACCAGGATCCTGAACGGTGAAATTCCGGGCCGCTTTGTCTGGCGCGAACCCGACGTTGCGGCGTTCCTCACCACCGGCCCGCTGGCCGATGGCCACACTCTGGTTGTCCCTACTGAAGAGGTGGACCGCTGGACCGATGCGTCACCGGAAACGCTGGCGAAGGTGATGGAAGTGGCACGGCGGATTGGCGCTGTCCAGGTGGAGCTTTTCAACGCCCAGCGTGCCGGGCTCATCGTGGCAGGCTACGAAATCAACCACTTCCACGTCCACGTCTGGCCGTCCCAGAGCATGGCAGACTTCGACTTCGCCTCGGCGGACCAGAATCCGGACCCCGCTGTATTGGACGCGAACGCGGAGAAGCTGCGTGAGGGATTGAGGGCGGCAGGCTACGGGGAGTTCGTTCCGGAAAGCTAG
- a CDS encoding GlxA family transcriptional regulator translates to MLKKVAVIVVSNFSIFEFGTAFEVFGIDRSARGTGVPAFDFRVCTPEPGSVKLKSGLSMDVRLGLEATEDADLVIMTPYGRDEDVPESVLEALRAADARGAWVMSICSGAFALARAGLLNGRRCTTHWHYSAELASRYPDVQVDENVLYVQDGNVITSAGTAAGIDACLHLVRVELGANVAAAIARDMVVPPHRDGGQAQFIERPMPACGSAPMEELLRWMVKNLETEHTVGELAARVHMSPRTFARRFRSETGATPAAWLNSQRVLRAQELLESTDLNIDEVARESGFGHTVLLRHHFAKVLDTSPQSYRRAFRGQLADAI, encoded by the coding sequence ATGCTCAAAAAAGTGGCAGTCATCGTGGTTTCCAACTTTTCCATCTTCGAATTCGGCACCGCCTTTGAGGTGTTCGGGATAGACCGGTCCGCGCGCGGCACCGGCGTCCCGGCCTTCGATTTCCGCGTTTGTACGCCGGAACCCGGGAGCGTCAAGCTCAAATCCGGCCTTTCCATGGACGTCAGGCTGGGCCTGGAGGCAACAGAGGATGCCGACCTGGTGATCATGACTCCCTACGGGCGGGACGAGGATGTTCCGGAGTCCGTGCTGGAAGCTTTGAGGGCCGCCGACGCCAGGGGAGCGTGGGTGATGTCCATCTGCTCCGGAGCGTTCGCCCTGGCCCGCGCCGGACTGCTGAACGGCAGGCGGTGCACCACTCATTGGCACTACTCCGCCGAACTTGCCAGCCGATATCCCGACGTGCAGGTGGACGAGAACGTGCTCTACGTGCAGGACGGCAACGTCATCACAAGCGCCGGGACGGCCGCAGGAATTGACGCATGCCTCCACCTGGTCAGGGTGGAACTGGGGGCGAATGTGGCTGCCGCGATTGCGCGTGACATGGTGGTGCCACCCCACCGCGACGGCGGCCAGGCCCAATTTATCGAGCGGCCGATGCCCGCCTGTGGCTCCGCCCCGATGGAGGAGCTGCTGCGCTGGATGGTGAAAAACCTGGAGACCGAGCACACCGTTGGTGAGCTCGCGGCCCGCGTGCACATGTCGCCGAGGACTTTCGCCCGGCGGTTCCGGTCCGAGACGGGGGCAACGCCTGCTGCCTGGCTCAATTCGCAGCGGGTACTGCGGGCCCAAGAGCTGCTGGAGTCCACTGACCTGAATATTGATGAAGTGGCCCGGGAGTCCGGCTTTGGCCATACCGTCCTGCTACGACACCACTTTGCCAAGGTGTTGGATACAAGCCCCCAGTCCTATCGGCGCGCCTTCCGGGGTCAGTTGGCGGACGCGATTTAG